A genome region from Methylohalobius crimeensis 10Ki includes the following:
- a CDS encoding nucleotidyltransferase substrate binding protein → MSASIATGKILRMLNIQPFEKTIDRLTEGLARYHRDTEDAQIRDGLIQRFEFTYELAWKTLKRYLEQAAANPAEIDAMPFADLIRTANEQGLLRSEWPKWRTYREMRNKTSHAYDEGIALEVVEGIPDFIDEAVHLRNQLRRRLE, encoded by the coding sequence TTGTCTGCTTCCATCGCTACCGGCAAAATTTTAAGGATGCTCAATATTCAACCCTTTGAAAAAACCATCGACCGGCTCACCGAGGGACTGGCACGCTACCACCGGGATACCGAGGATGCCCAAATTCGGGACGGACTGATCCAGCGTTTCGAATTCACCTACGAGCTGGCATGGAAAACGCTGAAACGTTATCTTGAACAAGCTGCGGCGAATCCGGCCGAGATCGACGCCATGCCTTTCGCCGATCTGATCCGCACCGCCAACGAACAAGGACTGCTACGTAGCGAGTGGCCAAAATGGCGTACTTATCGAGAGATGCGCAACAAGACGAGTCATGCCTACGACGAAGGGATCGCCCTGGAAGTAGTCGAAGGCATTCCCGACTTTATAGATGAAGCGGTCCATTTGCGTAATCAACTACGCCGGCGCCTGGAATGA